A stretch of Zerene cesonia ecotype Mississippi chromosome 23, Zerene_cesonia_1.1, whole genome shotgun sequence DNA encodes these proteins:
- the LOC119836271 gene encoding coiled-coil domain-containing protein 114-like — MPAQVEQKTVDPEAELSNVQRTFQKLAPMCSVEKRAGGVPQLAPQEKQIGILANELKETLLCINLAKKGQHALRDNLVKSGTKKSIVEYEHLEGVLRDERAQQAELDCLNYLAQKQLVELLKKVPTEADELAMIENANNRLRRMENRLDLATKRFCLVNTDNKRVREEIDRLLVERNDFNIQWNRTIGKLVKGKEYLMDILEIATNAFGDRDECCRKVEALKWKGLFQLNRDISEMQSYEGELNHLAKLEEFLRVKGSRRVCEADEIEELQRQEEVARCEREIAEHDALLDEIFQYAGSDRITTVINHFRATEIQNFSIFVLLCEVLQESIFIRKELEIMRQTIMDQRDINEAREEKQDKRLTEIRLELESKREQVRAILDANNNAEATILKVLKGIDDLVRLARCDVTPLLSLLGNHKEVTKWNVRKFLRILESEVKSLIEVAYGAVKPPAPTPKARKGPPQPTTKLVADPYVETLRPNKIEKLVPYQPCAYCVEDYIMNLVFETPAVPADKEYVQGIFKLEDVNTKFGIYTLTIPAKRHPYRGPKKD; from the exons atgCCCGCCCAAGTGGAACAGAAAACTGTGGACCCTGAGGCCGAATTGAGCAATGTTCAACGAACG TTCCAAAAACTGGCGCCGATGTGTAGCGTGGAGAAGCGAGCTGGCGGCGTGCCGCAGCTGGCGCCGCAGGAGAAACAGATTGGCATCCTCGCAAACGAGCTGAAAGAGACGCTGCTGTGCATTAAT TTAGCTAAAAAAGGCCAGCACGCTCTTCGAGACAATCTGGTGAAAAGTGGAACTAAAAAATCCATCGTGGAATATGAGCATCTGGAAGGCGTCCTGAGAGATGAGCGCGCGCAGCAAGCTGAGCTGGACTGCTTGAACTATCTCGCACAGAAGCAGCTGGTGGAACTGCTGAAGAAGGTTCCGACTGAAGCGGAT GAACTTGCCATGATAGAAAACGCAAACAATCGTCTCCGGCGCATGGAGAATCGCTTAGATCTGGCAACAAAGCGCTTTTGTCTCGTCAACACGGACAACAAACGAGTCCGGGAAGAAATTGATCGGCTGCTGGTGGAGAG AAACGATTTCAACATCCAATGGAACCGCACCATCGGCAAACTGGTGAAGGGCAAGGAGTACCTCATGGACATCCTTGAGATAGCTACGAATGCGTTCGGCGACAGGGATGAGTGCTGCCGGAAGGTTGAGGCGCTGAAGTGGAAGGGGCTGTTCCAACTCAATAGAGATATATCG GAGATGCAATCGTACGAGGGCGAGCTGAACCACCTCGCCAAGCTGGAGGAGTTCCTGCGCGTCAAGGGCTCTCGGCGCGTCTGCGAGGCGGACGAGATCGAGGAGCTGCAGCGGCAGGAGGAGGTGGCGCGGTGCGAGCGCGAGATCGCTGAACATGACGCTCTACTGGATGAGATATTT CAATACGCCGGCTCGGATAGAATAACGACTGTCATCAATCACTTTCGAGCGACGGAAATTcagaatttttctattttcgtCCTGCTCTGCGAAGTGTTGCAGGAATCCATTTTCATTAGAAAGGAGTTGGAGATAATGAGACAAACTATCA TGGACCAACGCGACATAAACGAGGCAAGAGAAGAGAAACAGGACAAACGGCTAACAGAAATAAGGCTAGAATTAGAAAGCAAAAGAGAACAAGTGCGCGCCATTTTGGACGCTAACAACAACGCTGAAGCCACCATCTTGAAAGTATTGAAAGGGATCGATGATCTTGTCAG GTTGGCGAGGTGCGACGTGACGCCGCTGCTATCGCTGCTCGGTAACCACAAGGAGGTGACGAAGTGGAACGTGCGCAAGTTCCTCAGGATCCTCGAGTCGGAGGTGAAGAGTCTCATCGAGGTCGCGTATGGCGCTGTTAag CCCCCGGCACCTACCCCCAAGGCGCGCAAGGGCCCTCCGCAGCCCACAACCAAGCTGGTGGCGGACCCCTACGTTGAGACGCTGCGGCCCAACAAGATTGAGAAACTGGTGCCGTACCAGCCTTGTGCTTA CTGTGTAGAGGACTACATAATGAACCTTGTGTTTGAGACACCAGCGGTACCAGCTGACAAAGAATATGTGCAGGGCATATTCAAATTGGAAGATGTCAACACTAAGTTTGGAATTTACACACTTACTATTCCTGC aaagCGTCATCCTTATCGTGGACCAAAGAAGGATTAA